The following are encoded together in the bacterium genome:
- a CDS encoding DUF3187 family protein, protein MNRGFRLRLLLFSLFVASLVVAPPCGFAHEDSGDRSHDPGFLHIRPQAPAYSFRMTMPHLLPGSIKPGVGYVLGTTLSSIWVNNSDLILDYEMLDFHLSLTYGFNEDFGFALVYDQRDYLGGILDGLTEGFHDLFNIDQNGRTDVPRGRTYFKRFDTGEVIENFTVLDNKAISLLVQYVFLHGKGSLPAAGISGGVRYALEAPDGGTKEHPLDVNITLGLAKRLSENWYSCLHLGLTRFEQTKVLNLDFKEEVFTGMVALAWEISHRYSLLAQVFHSEGTIKDFAQFDESSTEFDLGMKVVTDSGGAFEFAIIENVLIQNNSPDIGFHFGYSKNI, encoded by the coding sequence ATGAACCGGGGTTTTAGGCTTCGCCTCCTCCTCTTCTCCCTTTTCGTTGCCAGTTTGGTGGTGGCTCCTCCCTGCGGCTTTGCCCATGAAGATTCCGGAGACAGGAGCCACGACCCGGGGTTTCTCCACATACGTCCCCAGGCCCCTGCCTACAGTTTCAGGATGACCATGCCCCATCTTTTGCCTGGCAGTATTAAGCCGGGAGTCGGTTACGTCCTGGGAACGACTCTGTCCAGCATCTGGGTCAACAATAGTGACCTGATTCTTGATTACGAGATGCTGGATTTTCATTTAAGTCTCACCTACGGCTTCAATGAGGATTTCGGGTTTGCGTTGGTGTACGATCAGCGGGATTATCTCGGCGGCATTCTGGATGGTCTCACTGAGGGGTTTCACGATCTTTTTAATATTGACCAGAACGGCCGCACCGACGTGCCGAGAGGAAGGACTTACTTCAAGCGGTTCGATACGGGTGAGGTCATTGAAAATTTTACGGTGCTAGATAATAAGGCGATCAGCCTGCTGGTTCAGTACGTCTTTCTTCATGGCAAGGGGAGCCTTCCCGCTGCAGGTATCTCGGGGGGAGTCCGGTATGCTCTGGAGGCCCCTGACGGGGGTACCAAGGAGCACCCGCTCGATGTGAACATTACTCTTGGCCTTGCAAAGCGCCTTTCCGAAAACTGGTACTCATGTCTACATTTAGGGCTAACTCGCTTCGAACAGACAAAGGTCCTGAACCTGGATTTCAAGGAGGAAGTTTTCACCGGAATGGTGGCCTTGGCATGGGAGATCAGCCATCGGTACTCCCTTCTTGCACAGGTGTTTCATTCGGAGGGCACCATTAAGGACTTTGCGCAGTTCGACGAGTCCTCAACCGAATTCGACCTGGGAATGAAGGTCGTTACAGATAGCGGTGGAGCCTTCGAATTTGCCATCATCGAGAACGTATTGATCCAAAATAACAGCCCGGACATTGGATTTCATTTCGGCTATTCGAAGAATATATGA
- a CDS encoding AAA family ATPase — MSFAPHLQGIRFEAQRYPDSDLYPFNLPLVKQTLHLPLDAPITFFAGENGTGKSTFLRAICRACGIHIWEGERRRRYCKSPYEDNLHNYIEAAWSNGSVPGSFFSSDIFRDFSVALDEFAVADPGMLRYFGGKSLMNLSHGQSLLSYFGARYSIRGLYLLDEPETALSPTSQVKLIRIFTEAAARGDAQFIVVSHSPILLACPGATIYSFDKAPPVEVQYEDTEYYKVYKEFLSDRNKFLGEKAERPTMGLGTGSTQHAEGRRGTSKGD, encoded by the coding sequence ATGTCTTTCGCACCCCATCTTCAAGGTATCCGGTTCGAGGCCCAGCGCTATCCTGACTCAGACCTTTATCCCTTCAACCTGCCCCTGGTAAAACAAACGCTCCATCTGCCCCTCGACGCCCCCATAACCTTTTTCGCGGGAGAAAACGGCACAGGCAAGTCCACCTTCCTCCGCGCCATTTGCAGGGCCTGCGGCATCCACATCTGGGAAGGGGAGCGCCGACGCCGTTACTGCAAGAGTCCCTACGAGGATAACCTGCACAATTACATTGAAGCTGCCTGGAGCAACGGGAGCGTGCCGGGCTCCTTCTTTTCTTCAGATATTTTCCGTGATTTTTCCGTGGCTCTCGATGAGTTTGCCGTTGCTGACCCGGGCATGCTCAGGTATTTCGGCGGCAAATCTCTCATGAACCTGTCCCACGGCCAGTCCCTCCTCTCCTACTTCGGGGCCCGCTATTCCATCCGGGGGCTCTACCTGCTGGATGAGCCTGAGACGGCCCTTTCCCCGACAAGCCAGGTCAAGCTGATCAGGATTTTCACCGAGGCAGCCGCAAGAGGGGACGCCCAGTTCATCGTCGTCAGCCACTCCCCCATCCTCCTGGCTTGCCCGGGGGCGACTATATACAGCTTTGATAAGGCGCCGCCGGTGGAAGTTCAGTACGAAGATACTGAGTACTATAAGGTTTATAAGGAATTTCTGAGCGATCGAAATAAATTCCTTGGTGAGAAGGCAGAACGCCCCACGATGGGGCTCGGGACAGGCAGCACGCAGCACGCAGAAGGAAGGCGTGGTACATCCAAAGGCGATTAA
- a CDS encoding response regulator: MRTISRRIITVDDINEFIQREETLLRREDLNFVIVKSGEEALFRARNDLPDLLILNFYMPDVNGYQVCRKLKADSATEHIPILILTTPVDEDNDPGILTEAAGCNGCIEKPIQQDDMVPLIVELIGVPPRRHLRTGTSLPCSITDEDGKRDGTILNLTPNGLCLETAPAPWPGDIVKGELSLDGTPATFQMAVRWSRESEDTGPGRAGCEFLGAPPEVLEWLEGES; encoded by the coding sequence ATGCGCACCATCAGCAGGCGGATCATTACCGTTGACGACATAAACGAATTCATCCAGAGAGAGGAGACCCTTTTAAGAAGAGAAGACCTGAATTTTGTGATCGTTAAGTCTGGTGAAGAAGCGCTTTTCAGGGCCCGAAACGATCTTCCGGACCTCCTGATCCTGAACTTTTATATGCCCGATGTGAACGGTTACCAGGTCTGCCGGAAACTCAAGGCAGACTCCGCGACGGAACACATCCCCATCCTGATCCTCACAACCCCTGTTGACGAGGACAATGATCCTGGCATCCTGACCGAAGCAGCGGGATGCAACGGATGCATCGAAAAACCGATCCAGCAGGATGATATGGTGCCCCTTATAGTAGAACTTATTGGGGTTCCCCCAAGGCGGCATCTGAGAACCGGGACTTCCCTACCGTGCAGCATCACGGATGAGGACGGGAAGAGGGACGGCACCATCCTGAACCTCACCCCCAACGGTCTCTGCCTGGAAACTGCTCCCGCTCCATGGCCGGGGGATATAGTGAAGGGGGAGCTGTCCCTGGACGGCACCCCTGCAACGTTCCAGATGGCTGTGCGGTGGTCGAGAGAAAGTGAAGATACCGGCCCTGGTCGAGCCGGGTGCGAGTTTCTGGGGGCGCCGCCTGAAGTGTTGGAGTGGTTGGAGGGGGAGAGCTAG
- a CDS encoding ferredoxin-thioredoxin reductase catalytic domain-containing protein: MKATPTPEEIDELYTRLGSEARARGYHLNPDEDFTRDIVQALLTNTKRYGYQACPCRLTDGVRDKDLDIICPCDYRDPDLAEFGSCYCALYVSGEIARGEREAEPIPERRGHPSTGSGQAGDTGKDLEYPVWRCPVCGYLCAREHPPEKCSICGADKDRFKQFL; the protein is encoded by the coding sequence ATGAAGGCCACTCCGACACCGGAAGAGATAGACGAGCTATATACGCGCCTCGGCTCAGAAGCCAGAGCCAGGGGCTATCACCTCAACCCCGACGAAGATTTCACCCGGGACATCGTCCAGGCCCTTCTGACAAATACAAAGCGTTACGGCTACCAGGCCTGCCCCTGCCGCCTGACCGACGGCGTACGTGATAAAGACCTGGACATCATCTGCCCCTGCGATTACCGGGACCCTGACCTTGCCGAGTTCGGCTCGTGCTATTGTGCCCTTTACGTTTCCGGAGAGATCGCCCGGGGGGAGAGGGAGGCGGAGCCGATACCGGAGAGACGGGGACACCCTTCGACAGGCTCAGGGCAGGCGGGAGACACGGGGAAGGATCTTGAATATCCGGTATGGCGATGCCCGGTGTGCGGGTATTTATGCGCTCGGGAGCACCCGCCGGAAAAGTGCTCGATCTGCGGGGCCGATAAAGACCGGTTTAAGCAGTTCCTGTAG
- a CDS encoding glutaredoxin family protein, translated as MEIVHIAGEDRGEILLYTLSTCVWCRKMKRWLDEKGLAYSYVDVDLEPKEEKKVIMEEVERWNPLCSFPTVVVDQKECFVGFKPDRLLELVGK; from the coding sequence GTGGAGATCGTACACATTGCCGGTGAAGATCGTGGAGAGATCCTGCTGTACACCTTGAGCACGTGCGTCTGGTGCAGGAAGATGAAAAGGTGGCTTGACGAAAAAGGCCTGGCGTACAGCTACGTGGATGTAGATCTTGAACCAAAAGAGGAAAAGAAAGTAATCATGGAGGAGGTTGAGCGCTGGAATCCCCTCTGTTCCTTCCCCACGGTGGTTGTGGACCAGAAAGAGTGTTTCGTAGGCTTTAAACCGGACAGGCTGTTGGAGCTTGTCGGTAAATGA
- a CDS encoding response regulator translates to MGRISKKILIVEDVQMFVQIQKTLLNRQDFTLLTARSGQGALDAARQEKPDLILLDLYMPDMNGYDVCRELKSDPATEHIPILIIITGDAEDLKEMCIEAGCDGHLTKPIRKDTFIPAIESHLQVPPRGHSRVRIRIPCTITDEDGKKEGIIHTLTPRGAFIETDPPLLPGEILNIDFTLDDTGAKLSLLAAVRWSRKMGDSHPGGGGCEFTDIGPEELDSIRSYLALRSNDIED, encoded by the coding sequence ATGGGTAGAATCTCTAAAAAGATCCTCATCGTTGAAGACGTACAGATGTTCGTTCAGATTCAGAAGACCCTGTTGAACCGACAGGATTTTACACTTCTTACAGCCAGATCGGGCCAGGGCGCTCTGGACGCGGCCAGGCAGGAAAAACCGGACCTGATCCTCCTGGATCTCTACATGCCGGATATGAACGGTTACGATGTTTGCAGGGAGCTTAAAAGCGATCCTGCCACCGAGCATATTCCAATATTGATCATTATTACCGGTGACGCTGAGGATCTCAAGGAGATGTGCATCGAGGCAGGATGTGACGGGCATCTTACCAAGCCTATCCGTAAGGACACTTTCATTCCGGCCATCGAAAGTCACCTTCAGGTACCCCCCAGGGGGCACTCAAGGGTCAGGATCCGGATCCCGTGCACCATCACCGACGAAGATGGGAAAAAAGAAGGGATCATTCACACCCTTACACCCAGGGGAGCGTTCATAGAGACCGATCCCCCGCTCCTGCCAGGGGAGATCCTTAATATTGACTTTACTCTCGATGATACCGGAGCAAAGTTATCTCTTCTGGCTGCCGTAAGGTGGTCGCGGAAGATGGGTGACAGCCACCCGGGCGGCGGCGGATGCGAGTTCACGGATATTGGGCCAGAGGAGCTTGATTCCATCAGAAGCTACCTCGCCCTCCGCTCCAACGACATAGAAGACTGA
- a CDS encoding MBL fold metallo-hydrolase has product MDKISTSSGDLEITFVGHGTLMLGFGGKVIHIDPYGKLTNYGEMPKADLILITHDHGDHLDPAAIDAIRKSSTIIVTNPSAASKIQGAVVMENGQKKTVMGFPMEAVPAYNVVHKRDNGEPFHPPGRDNGYLVAFGDKRLYIAGDTENIEEMKSLGQVDVAFIPSNLPYTMTPEMAADAARMILPRILYPYHFGDTEVARITELLSDMPEIEVRIRSMK; this is encoded by the coding sequence GTGGACAAGATATCCACCTCTTCCGGGGATCTGGAGATCACCTTTGTAGGGCACGGAACCCTCATGCTGGGTTTCGGCGGCAAGGTGATCCACATCGACCCTTACGGCAAGCTGACAAACTACGGAGAAATGCCGAAAGCGGACCTGATCCTCATCACCCACGATCATGGTGACCATCTGGACCCTGCGGCCATCGACGCCATCCGGAAGAGCTCCACGATCATAGTGACCAACCCTTCCGCTGCCTCAAAGATCCAGGGCGCCGTGGTTATGGAGAACGGACAGAAGAAAACCGTCATGGGTTTTCCCATGGAAGCGGTGCCAGCCTACAACGTGGTCCACAAGCGGGATAACGGTGAGCCGTTCCACCCCCCCGGACGGGACAACGGATACCTTGTTGCCTTCGGGGACAAGCGCCTCTATATCGCCGGGGACACCGAGAACATCGAGGAGATGAAAAGCCTCGGTCAAGTTGATGTCGCTTTCATCCCGTCCAACCTTCCCTATACAATGACACCGGAGATGGCAGCGGACGCGGCCAGGATGATCCTCCCTCGGATCCTTTACCCTTACCATTTTGGGGATACGGAGGTTGCCAGGATCACAGAGCTTCTGAGCGACATGCCCGAGATCGAGGTTCGAATCAGATCCATGAAATAG